The genomic window GAGGCCGGTGACGGCGGCGATGTTCCCGGCGGGAACTTCGTCCACTTCCTCGCGCTCGCCGCCCATGTAGACGCCGACGGACTGGATGCGGTTCTTGCCCGCTGTCCCGGAGACGTACAGCTCCTGGCCCTTCTCGAGGGTGCCCGAGAAGACGCGGCCGGAGGCGACTTCGCCCGCGTGGGGGTCCATCGCGATGTCGGTGACCATCAGGACGACTTCGCCGTCCTCGTCAACCAGACGCATCTGTTCTGCGATCTCGGACTCGTCGTCGCCACGCCAGACGCGGGGAATACGACGGGGCTGGGCGTCGACCGGGTTCGGGAAGTGCTCACAGACCATGTCGAGCACGACGTCCGACAGCGGGGTTCGCTCGTGGAGCTCTTGGCGCTTGTCGGCGCGCTCGAGTTCCATGATCTCGGCGAAGTCCATGTCGGTGCGCTGCATCGAGGGCATGGAGACGCCCCACTTGTAGAGTGCGGAACCGAAGCCGACGGTTCCCTCTTCGACTGAAACGGTCCAGTCGTCGATGTCGTCCATGTCCTCGGTCATCCCGCGGATGAGCTCGTTTACGTCGCGGATGACCGAGAGGAGTCGCTCCTGCATCTCCTCGGGTCCTTCCTGGAGCTCGGAGATGAGGCGGTCGACCTTGTTGATGAACAGAGTCGGCTTGACGCCCTCGCGCAGTGCCTGTCGCAGCACCGTCTCGGTCTGGGGCATGGCCCCTTCGACGGCGTCGACGACGACGAGCGCACCGTCGACGGCGCGCATCGCTCGCGTGACGTCGCCACCGAAGTCGACGTGGCCCGGCGTGTCGATGAGGTTGATCAGGTGGTTCTGATCCTCGTACTCGTGGGTCATCGAAACGTTGGCCGCGTCGATGGTGATCCCGCGTTCCTGTTCGTCCTCTTCGGTGTCCATCGCGAGCTGCTCGCCGGCAGTCTCGTCGGAGATCATGCCGGCACCAGCCAGGAGGTTGTCCGTAAGGGTCGTTTTTCCGTGGTCAACGTGAGCGGCGATGGCGATGTTCCGGATGTTCTCCGGGTCGTCCATCAGCCGTTCACACTCTTGGACGATCTTCTTGCGTCGGCCCATATACCCCCCAATACCGCCAGCGGGGTCAAAAGGGTAGTGTTTCGTCGCCGCCGGATTTCGTCGTTCTTTCCGGTCCGAGCGTTTGAATATCCAGTTTGAGTGAGTGAACGGTTCTCATAATTCCGCGACCGGTCGGACCGCCACGATCCGCCGCGACCGCCGAGGTCGCGATCGATCACCGGCGTTCGGGTCGAAGACGGCGGTTGAAGCCCGACACCGGTAACAACATTCATCAATCTGTGACAGAAACGCAGGATGACATGGTGGACTCGAGCCGACGGGCGTTCCTTGCGGGGGGTATCGCAGCGGGAAGCGTGGGGATAGCCGGGTGTACGGGCGACATACCCGGGTTGAGTGAGGACGAGACCGACGACGGCGACGGTGACGAGGGGCCGGCGTTGCCGGCGTTTCACAGTTGGTTGTACGCGCCCGAGACGATCGGGATGGGGTCGTACACCTACACGTACGTCGACGACCGGTTCGAGGACTCGAGTCGCGAACTGCCGTCTCGGAACGTCGACTGGGCGACCGAGACGGTCACCTACGTCGACAACGAGCAGTTCGACGGCATCGATCACGCCGTCTCGATCGATTACCGCGAGGACCGAACTACGTTCGGGCTCGCCGTCGTAGACGGGTTCGACCCGGCGACGATGCGGTCGGAACTCGAGGACGCGATCACCGACGAAGACGGCGTGGAAACGGAAACGTACGCGTCCCACGACGTGTACTTCGACGAGGAGTACGCCGTCGCGATCGGCGACGGCACTCCCGCGACGTACCTCGTCGGGAGCGCCAACGCGGATCGTGAGGCGACCGGTCGCGACATCGTCGAGGCGATGATCGACGCGCGAGCGGGGACCGCAACGCGGCTCCACGAGGGCGACGAGACTGCCGCGCGACTCCTGCGTCGACAGGACGAGCGGGCGGTCGTTTTCGGCGCGCCGACGTTGCAGGGCCGCGCCGAATCGCTGTTCGAACCCTCGAGCGGCGACGGGACCGACACGCCGTCGGTCGAAGCCGCCGGCTTTAGCGTCGACGCGGACGAATCGGGCAGCCGCTACCGGGTAACCGTGATCACCGAAGAGCCCGTCGAGGACCCCGACGGGTTGGCCGCTGATCTCCCCGTTCTCGAGCGGGTCGACGAGCCGTCGGTCACGCAAGACGGGGTCGTACTCACGTACGAGGTAGAACGCACCGCGGACGGGACCGACTCCGGCGACGAGCGGTCGGGCCCCAAGGCGAGGTTCGAGGTCGAAATCGATGGCGACACGGCGGAAATCACGCATACTTCCGGCGATTCGATCCTCGCCGACGAACTCGAGGTGCGGATCGAGACCGGTGGGCGGACTCGGACGATTCCCTTCGGCGTACTCTCGAGCGCCGACGAGGTGCAGGCGGGCCACACCGCGAGCGTCTCGGTCGGCGACGCTGACCCGGGGTCGGACCTCCGAATCGTGTGGACGCCCGGACCGACCGTGCTCCACGCCGAGACGCTTCCGGAGGAGACGAGTCGCGTCCCGGACGCGTCGTTCGAGATCGAATTCGATCGTACTCTCGATACCGCGACCGTCCAGCACACGGGCGGTGATTCGATACCCGCCGCGGAACTCGATATCGTCATCAATAGACGAACGCTCAACTGGCCCAAGCTATCGAACGAGCAGACCGTCGAAGCGGGCGATTCCGTCACGGTCGATCTGACCGAGGACGACTACGGCGAGTCCATCTTCGTCGGCTGGCAAGTCGAAGGGGAAATCCTCGCGAGTTGGTCGGTGCCGCGGTCCCAGTGACGACGAACCCTGTCGACGACCGGACGGGAACCGGTCTCCGCTGACGACCGGGAGTCCCCGGCAGGTGGAGAACGGTTCGGTTCCGTGCAACCGCACAAAAGAGTCAAATCCCGTCGGACTCTTGGTACTGCTACACATGGATATTCGCGTACAGGGACCGGGACCGACTTCTCCATTCCTCAGCGCCCGCGACCTCTTCGAAACCGAACAGGACCTCTCGCTGCCGGTCCACGTCCGCCTGCGGGACGACCCCGACGAGCGGACGTGGGCCGCCCACTACGACGACCACCACGTCCTGAACATCTCGAGGCAGGCCGCCTCGTCGGCGATGGCCCGTGAACTCGCGCTCCACGAGTTCGCCCACATGGCCCGCCACGAACAACAACATCCCTCCCACACCCAGTCCACCGAAGAGGTGCTCTACCTCGCGCTGGCCGGGAAGAGCGTCGAGCGGCGCAAGCTCTCACACTGCTACCAGATCGCGAACCACATGAAAGACATCTACGCCGACGACATCACGCTCTCGGTCGGCCCCGGCGAGAAGCTGCTCTCCTTCCTCGAGTCGAGTCTCGCAGCGGCCGTCGCCGACCGGCCGGAGACGCCGCCCAGACCGGGATTCGAGCGACTCTCCGCGAGCGCAGATCCCGAGATCACGGCGGTGAACGCGGCCTTCGCGCTCGCACTCGCCGAGCGACACGATCTGGTCGACGAGGACCACCGGCTGTACGATCTCGCGCACGCGGCTGCGATGGACGCCCCGGAAATCGACTTCGACGGGTTCAAACGCCGGTTTCGGGAGCTCGCACGGGAACCCGACACGAGCACGTATCGGCAGGTGCTCGTCGACGCGACGCGCTCCTACGTCGGCAGCGGGAGTCGCGCCGCGGACTGACTCGGCGGCAGGAGTCGTCGCCGATGGCCTGACCCTATGCGACCGACGAGCCGACGGCGACCGACGAATCGGACGCCGATCGCACATCCGACTGCCCATCTCAGTAGTACATCGCGGTGACGCCGCCTTTGAGGAGGTACCTGATCGCAGTTCTGAAGCCGAGCGTCCCGGAGTGTTCCCAGTGCCCGCTGACCTCGAGCGTCGTTCCCGACACGCTCGTGGACTGGGAGTGTGAGACCCTCGTCTCCGGGATAACGGGAAAGTCGATGTTGTAGTAGTCCGCGGCGGCGGACGTGCGGTCGTAGTCCCGGTCGTCGGTGTGCCACGTGGTGTTGAACGCATCCGGGATCGAACAGTCATAGAGCGACGGAATCTCCGCACAGGGGAACCGATCGCCGAACTCCTCGCCGTCGCACGTGGAGCCGTCCACCGTTTCGAAGCGGCCGGTCGAGTCCGCGATGGAATAGTCCGTCGCGTCGCTTCGGTCGATATCGACCACCAGATTGGTCCGACAGAGCGGTCCACACTCGCTCGAGCTCGTCTCGACTGCCGTCACCGCGTCGCCGAGGTGTTCGAAGGCCGGCTCGTCGAGCCCCTGCGTACTGACCTGACCCGTCTGATCGCGGTCGGTACCGTCGAACTGCTCGGCCGGGTCCACGGTGTCTACGTCCCGCTCGAGCGCGACCGCATCCGAACCGAGATCGGCGATGCTCGCGTCGCTCCACGTCGTCTC from Natrinema versiforme includes these protein-coding regions:
- a CDS encoding DUF5781 family protein, yielding MDIRVQGPGPTSPFLSARDLFETEQDLSLPVHVRLRDDPDERTWAAHYDDHHVLNISRQAASSAMARELALHEFAHMARHEQQHPSHTQSTEEVLYLALAGKSVERRKLSHCYQIANHMKDIYADDITLSVGPGEKLLSFLESSLAAAVADRPETPPRPGFERLSASADPEITAVNAAFALALAERHDLVDEDHRLYDLAHAAAMDAPEIDFDGFKRRFRELAREPDTSTYRQVLVDATRSYVGSGSRAAD
- a CDS encoding elongation factor EF-2, which encodes MGRRKKIVQECERLMDDPENIRNIAIAAHVDHGKTTLTDNLLAGAGMISDETAGEQLAMDTEEDEQERGITIDAANVSMTHEYEDQNHLINLIDTPGHVDFGGDVTRAMRAVDGALVVVDAVEGAMPQTETVLRQALREGVKPTLFINKVDRLISELQEGPEEMQERLLSVIRDVNELIRGMTEDMDDIDDWTVSVEEGTVGFGSALYKWGVSMPSMQRTDMDFAEIMELERADKRQELHERTPLSDVVLDMVCEHFPNPVDAQPRRIPRVWRGDDESEIAEQMRLVDEDGEVVLMVTDIAMDPHAGEVASGRVFSGTLEKGQELYVSGTAGKNRIQSVGVYMGGEREEVDEVPAGNIAAVTGLKDAIAGSTVSGVEMTPFESIEHISEPVITKSVEAKNMDDLPKLIETLRQVSKEDPTIQININEDTGEHLISGQGELHLEVITQRIEKNQGIPVNTGEPIVVYREQPQQASDQVEGISPNRHNRFYISIEPMNDELVETIQRGEASMDMPEQDRREALQDAGMDKDDSQEVEHIHGTNILIDDTKGIQHLNETMELVIEGLEEALDNGPLANEPVQGSLIRLHDARLHEDTIHRGPAQVIPATREAVHKSLIDGKIKMLEPMQDVRIDVPNDHMGAASGEIQGRRGRVDDMYQEGDLMVVEGIAPVGEMIGFASDIRSATEGRASWNTENAGFEVMSDSLQRDKIMEIRERKGMKLELPPSIDYI